Proteins from one Vibrio coralliirubri genomic window:
- the hutX gene encoding heme utilization cystosolic carrier protein HutX: MTDTTLEMTETLEQRVARILEEEPKLLPTAIAEKLGVSEVEVVAAFPNDMAVMLDGSRAQEILEGLVGWGPVTTIVHSFGSIFEVKAPFPKGKVARGYYNLMGKDGELHGHLKLDNVKHIGLVSKAFMGRESHYFGFFSETGENIFKIYLGRNEKRELIADQVERFKALKEQA, from the coding sequence ATGACAGATACAACATTAGAAATGACAGAAACTTTAGAACAACGCGTAGCTCGAATTTTAGAAGAAGAGCCAAAACTACTGCCAACAGCAATTGCTGAGAAGCTAGGTGTTTCAGAGGTTGAAGTGGTTGCTGCTTTTCCAAACGACATGGCAGTAATGCTAGATGGCAGCCGTGCTCAAGAGATTCTAGAAGGTTTAGTGGGTTGGGGCCCTGTGACCACTATCGTGCATTCATTTGGTTCTATCTTTGAAGTAAAAGCGCCATTCCCGAAAGGTAAAGTAGCGCGTGGTTACTACAACCTGATGGGCAAAGATGGCGAGCTTCATGGCCACCTTAAACTTGATAACGTTAAACATATCGGTTTGGTGAGCAAGGCGTTCATGGGTCGTGAAAGTCATTACTTCGGCTTCTTCAGTGAAACCGGTGAGAATATTTTTAAGATTTACCTAGGCCGCAACGAAAAGCGTGAGCTTATTGCCGACCAAGTAGAACGCTTCAAAGCG